The Lysobacter sp. HDW10 genome window below encodes:
- a CDS encoding succinate dehydrogenase iron-sulfur subunit, giving the protein MAEFSLPKNSTVQKGKHFAAPADAKRKRTFKVYRWSPDDTANPRTDTYELDMDRCGPMVLDALIKIKNEVDPTLTFRRSCREGICGSCAMNIDGTNTLACTKAVEDCRGGEVPIYPLPHMEVVKDLVPDLTHFYAQYASIKPWLRTQSPTPSDRERLQSPEDRKKLDGLYECILCACCSTSCPSYWWNGDRYLGPAILLQAYRWIVDSRDEDTGERLDDLEDPFRLYRCHTIMNCARTCPKGLNPAHAIAEIKKLMLARRV; this is encoded by the coding sequence ATGGCAGAATTTTCGCTCCCCAAGAATTCGACGGTACAAAAGGGCAAGCACTTTGCTGCGCCCGCGGACGCAAAGCGCAAGCGCACCTTCAAGGTGTATCGCTGGAGTCCCGATGACACCGCAAACCCGCGCACGGACACCTATGAGCTCGACATGGACCGCTGCGGTCCGATGGTGCTCGATGCGCTCATCAAGATCAAAAACGAAGTCGATCCGACGCTGACCTTCCGTCGTTCATGCCGCGAAGGTATTTGTGGCAGCTGTGCCATGAATATCGATGGCACGAATACCTTGGCATGCACCAAGGCGGTCGAAGATTGCCGCGGTGGCGAAGTGCCGATCTATCCGTTGCCGCATATGGAAGTGGTCAAAGATCTGGTGCCGGATCTGACCCATTTCTACGCCCAATACGCATCGATCAAGCCGTGGCTGCGGACGCAAAGCCCGACGCCGTCAGATCGCGAACGTTTGCAGTCGCCGGAAGACCGCAAGAAGCTCGACGGTTTGTACGAGTGCATCTTGTGCGCATGCTGCAGCACCAGCTGCCCGAGCTACTGGTGGAATGGTGATCGTTATCTGGGTCCGGCAATCTTGTTGCAAGCCTATCGTTGGATTGTCGATTCGCGCGATGAAGACACCGGCGAACGTTTGGACGATCTTGAAGATCCGTTCCGCTTGTACCGCTGTCACACCATCATGAATTGCGCACGGACCTGTCCGAAGGGCTTGAACCCGGCCCATGCGATTGCAGAAATCAAGAAGTTGATGCTTGCGCGCCGCGTTTAA
- a CDS encoding DUF1674 domain-containing protein: MSEKEIIGEGVEKADQPVPQPPPDAAKQTPPEFGGREGLEPTRYGDWEKNGRCIDF; the protein is encoded by the coding sequence GTGAGCGAGAAAGAAATCATAGGCGAAGGCGTGGAAAAGGCAGATCAGCCCGTCCCGCAACCCCCGCCCGACGCAGCCAAACAGACGCCCCCCGAGTTCGGTGGCCGCGAGGGGCTCGAGCCCACGCGCTACGGAGATTGGGAGAAGAATGGTCGCTGCATCGACTTCTGA
- the sdhD gene encoding succinate dehydrogenase, hydrophobic membrane anchor protein: protein MSRLRAPLKNVRGLGSAKSGTEHFIQQRITAVALLLTGAYVIGLLLCNLQGGFDAMHAALAHPISAVVVIAFLIAMCWHASLGIQVVIEDYVHSPKWLITSILLNKFIFAIAAIAGVLAVLKISLGAMGN, encoded by the coding sequence ATGAGTCGTTTGCGCGCACCCCTCAAGAATGTCCGTGGCCTCGGTTCGGCCAAATCGGGCACCGAACATTTCATTCAACAACGCATCACTGCCGTTGCCTTGCTGCTCACGGGCGCATATGTGATCGGCCTGTTGCTGTGCAATTTGCAGGGTGGCTTTGACGCGATGCATGCGGCCTTGGCCCATCCGATCAGTGCGGTGGTCGTGATCGCCTTTTTGATTGCCATGTGCTGGCACGCCAGTCTCGGCATCCAAGTCGTGATTGAAGACTACGTGCATTCGCCGAAGTGGTTGATCACGAGCATCCTGCTCAACAAATTCATCTTTGCCATCGCTGCGATTGCAGGCGTCTTGGCGGTACTCAAGATATCGCTCGGCGCGATGGGGAACTGA
- the sdhC gene encoding succinate dehydrogenase, cytochrome b556 subunit — MAKTNRPLSPHLQVYRWQVQMVTSILHRATGIVLAAGALIAVYGAVQLAMGRQAWDAFAACLGSPLGLVFMFGWTWAFSYHLLNGIRHLFQDAGKGYAIAAFVRNSWFTIIGSVVLTAIIFCVAMMHQGGVQ; from the coding sequence ATGGCGAAAACCAACCGCCCGTTGTCACCGCATTTGCAGGTTTATCGCTGGCAAGTGCAAATGGTGACGTCCATCCTTCATCGCGCGACTGGCATCGTGCTCGCGGCGGGGGCCTTGATTGCGGTGTACGGCGCCGTCCAGCTCGCGATGGGTCGCCAGGCATGGGACGCATTTGCTGCTTGTCTCGGATCACCGCTCGGCTTGGTCTTCATGTTCGGTTGGACCTGGGCCTTCTCGTATCACTTGTTGAACGGCATTCGTCATTTGTTCCAAGACGCCGGCAAGGGCTACGCGATTGCGGCCTTTGTACGCAATAGCTGGTTCACCATCATCGGCAGCGTTGTGCTGACGGCGATTATTTTTTGCGTCGCGATGATGCATCAAGGCGGTGTCCAATGA
- a CDS encoding biopolymer transporter ExbD yields MKFGKTHSDDEPNLDLVPLIDVILCLIIFFVVTTTFDSRAVLRLQLPKADGIATPDMAKPLTLLVSQDGRYFFEDREVLKRDLDSLKQTITDVAGTDRSRTVLLRADGRSQHQSVVTAYEALGQLGFTKIMIATAPPTPEKDVKASGG; encoded by the coding sequence ATGAAGTTTGGCAAAACACATTCAGACGACGAGCCCAACCTTGATCTAGTGCCGCTGATCGATGTCATTCTGTGTCTCATCATTTTCTTTGTGGTGACCACGACATTTGATTCGCGTGCGGTACTGCGCTTGCAGTTGCCGAAGGCTGACGGCATCGCAACACCGGATATGGCAAAACCGTTGACGCTGCTCGTGAGTCAGGACGGCCGCTATTTCTTTGAAGACCGCGAAGTCCTCAAGCGCGATCTTGATTCTTTGAAACAGACGATCACCGACGTCGCGGGCACAGACCGCTCACGCACAGTGTTGCTGCGTGCAGACGGTCGGTCACAACACCAGTCGGTGGTGACGGCCTATGAAGCGTTAGGGCAATTGGGCTTTACCAAGATCATGATCGCAACGGCACCTCCGACGCCTGAAAAGGACGTCAAAGCGAGCGGCGGCTGA
- a CDS encoding MotA/TolQ/ExbB proton channel family protein — MLELVKAGGWPMIPLLLLSLAALSIVIERFWALRKSTVMPVGLATEVTQWAMKGKIEAGHLSALEANSPLGALLAAVVEVRGKHHLQRSERIEDVGRHIVHRLEKFLPALGTIASVGPLLGLFGTVVGMIQMFLGILDHGMGDVNQLAGGIGKALVCTATGMIVAIPALIMHRTLRARIAGYMIDMEHDAMALDDALNKDAH, encoded by the coding sequence GTGCTTGAACTTGTAAAGGCCGGCGGCTGGCCAATGATTCCGTTGTTGCTGCTGTCTTTAGCAGCCTTGTCCATCGTCATTGAGCGCTTCTGGGCTTTGCGAAAGTCAACCGTGATGCCCGTAGGCCTAGCGACTGAAGTGACGCAATGGGCGATGAAAGGCAAGATCGAAGCCGGTCACCTCTCTGCACTTGAAGCCAACTCGCCCTTGGGCGCGCTTCTAGCCGCCGTTGTCGAAGTGCGGGGCAAGCACCATTTGCAGCGCAGCGAACGTATTGAAGACGTCGGTCGCCACATCGTGCATCGTTTGGAGAAATTTCTGCCGGCACTTGGGACCATTGCTTCAGTCGGTCCACTGCTCGGTCTGTTCGGAACCGTCGTCGGCATGATCCAAATGTTTTTGGGCATCCTCGATCACGGCATGGGCGATGTGAACCAATTGGCGGGCGGTATCGGTAAGGCCTTGGTGTGTACGGCGACCGGCATGATCGTTGCGATTCCAGCCTTGATCATGCACCGCACGTTGCGCGCACGCATTGCGGGCTACATGATCGATATGGAACACGACGCGATGGCCCTCGATGATGCACTGAACAAGGACGCGCACTGA
- the lolD gene encoding lipoprotein-releasing ABC transporter ATP-binding protein LolD, with protein sequence MSEIIRADALSKTYSEGKLNTQVFEQLDFKVEAGESVAIVGASGAGKSTLLHILGGLDVPSAGEVYVQGQKMSALNDAARGVLRNKSLGFIYQFHHLLPEFTALENVMLPQMLGGVDPHGAASAAKALLEQVGLGARLEHKPGELSGGERQRAAVARALVNSPACVLGDEPTGNLDDRTADTVFNLMLELNRAQKTSLVMVTHNRKLAKRLGRVLELTNGKLKEVTLDEV encoded by the coding sequence ATGAGTGAGATCATTCGTGCGGATGCGCTGAGCAAGACCTACAGCGAAGGCAAGCTCAATACGCAAGTGTTCGAGCAATTGGATTTCAAAGTCGAAGCGGGCGAATCAGTTGCCATCGTCGGCGCTTCCGGCGCAGGCAAAAGTACCTTGCTGCATATCTTGGGTGGCCTGGACGTACCCAGCGCAGGAGAGGTGTACGTACAGGGCCAAAAGATGTCTGCGTTGAACGATGCGGCGCGCGGTGTATTGCGCAATAAATCTTTGGGCTTTATCTATCAATTCCACCACTTGCTTCCGGAATTCACCGCGCTTGAAAACGTCATGCTGCCGCAAATGTTGGGCGGTGTAGATCCTCACGGTGCGGCATCGGCGGCCAAAGCATTGCTTGAGCAAGTGGGTTTGGGCGCACGCTTGGAACATAAGCCGGGTGAGTTGTCCGGCGGCGAACGACAGCGCGCTGCTGTTGCGCGCGCATTGGTCAATTCACCTGCATGCGTGCTGGGTGACGAACCGACGGGCAACTTGGATGACCGAACAGCGGACACCGTGTTCAATCTGATGCTCGAACTGAATCGCGCGCAAAAAACCAGTCTGGTCATGGTCACGCACAACAGAAAGTTGGCGAAGCGTTTGGGCCGCGTGCTTGAACTGACCAATGGCAAATTAAAGGAAGTCACACTCGACGAGGTGTAA
- a CDS encoding DNA internalization-related competence protein ComEC/Rec2 — protein sequence MASPSARMPILGPRAAAGLLAGIVFCVYFAGTLPDWLAVCFVVVGAGFWLWPARAVGLSAVFVGWGLASLHVTAMQAAWMPAAMEGKSIHVKGQVQDLPQQEEGRRSFLFRVDDTGAPQALRGRVIRLGWYAKPRQSLPVVHAGTRWSFQVKLKRPHGYRNPGSLDSERTAFTQRIVATGTIVRGSSLDAVGEGTGVNGVRDALGLSIAQSNAPATRFIRALAVGDTRGIEDDDWRVLRANGLTHLIAISGAHVAMAALVGVCFAAAVWWLCPWLGGFLPRKIAAPAAGACVAIAYTLLAGGEVPTVRTLLMMWCMTGALLLRRRFGVAQALSASAISLALIDPFNLLRPGFWLSFLGVAWLAWCLQGVKHGKVKEMLSAQMIATIGLLPLCILFFGQTSWIAPFANLVAVPLWGLVIVPLSIAGVVCAPVSAGLSQVLWSIAAWLFDCAWPLFQHMASWPGAEITLAEASPWALAFALLGAFWLLMPRGMPLRLLSTALWLPLLAPAVPRPVDSGMIVTFLDVGQGLSILVQTRHHTLLYDAGPKAQTQFGRDAKTQEGFDAGEKVVVPALAALGIRQLDMLMLSHGDADHAGGAAAVVKAMRPKQVQAPFETPIAHDAECKRGDRWRWDGIQFEVLAPAPNMPYAGNGSSCVLKVTSPHGTVLLTGDVEAEGEHGMLAENRNALRADVVSMPHHGSKTSSTFPFVRAVGARFAVASSGYRNKFKHPREQVWQRWLDAGTLALNTPASGAVRFDFSADGIEVTQERSRRTRVWDAMAGDGVNGGSGLFYGQRGSPLPPYPR from the coding sequence ATGGCGTCACCTTCGGCAAGGATGCCGATTTTAGGTCCGCGCGCAGCCGCGGGGTTGTTGGCAGGCATCGTGTTCTGCGTGTATTTCGCGGGCACCTTGCCAGATTGGTTGGCAGTGTGTTTTGTCGTTGTCGGCGCGGGCTTCTGGCTGTGGCCGGCGCGCGCTGTCGGGCTGAGTGCCGTGTTCGTGGGTTGGGGCTTGGCGTCACTCCACGTCACCGCCATGCAAGCGGCGTGGATGCCCGCTGCCATGGAAGGCAAATCGATTCACGTCAAAGGCCAAGTGCAAGATCTGCCACAGCAGGAAGAAGGGCGGCGCAGCTTCTTGTTTCGTGTCGATGACACCGGCGCACCGCAAGCGTTGCGTGGCCGAGTCATTCGACTGGGCTGGTACGCGAAGCCGCGCCAATCATTGCCAGTCGTGCATGCAGGAACGCGCTGGTCGTTTCAAGTCAAGCTGAAGCGACCCCACGGCTATCGAAATCCGGGCAGCTTGGATTCAGAACGCACGGCGTTTACCCAACGCATCGTCGCGACAGGCACCATCGTGCGTGGCAGTTCGCTGGACGCGGTCGGCGAGGGCACAGGTGTCAATGGTGTGCGCGATGCACTTGGACTTTCGATCGCGCAATCGAACGCGCCCGCGACGCGCTTTATCCGCGCGCTTGCGGTCGGCGACACACGCGGTATCGAAGATGACGACTGGCGCGTGCTGCGCGCGAACGGATTAACCCACCTCATTGCGATCTCCGGCGCACATGTCGCGATGGCAGCTTTGGTTGGCGTGTGCTTTGCCGCAGCTGTGTGGTGGCTCTGCCCGTGGCTGGGCGGCTTTTTGCCGCGCAAAATCGCCGCCCCTGCCGCGGGTGCCTGTGTCGCGATTGCCTATACCTTGCTGGCCGGCGGCGAAGTACCTACGGTGCGTACCTTGCTCATGATGTGGTGCATGACAGGCGCGCTTTTATTGCGTCGACGTTTTGGCGTCGCACAGGCCTTGTCCGCATCGGCAATCAGTTTGGCGCTGATCGATCCTTTCAATCTTCTGCGCCCCGGATTTTGGTTGAGCTTCCTTGGTGTGGCATGGCTTGCTTGGTGCCTTCAAGGTGTAAAACACGGCAAGGTCAAAGAAATGCTATCCGCGCAGATGATCGCCACAATCGGTTTGTTACCCCTGTGCATTTTGTTTTTCGGGCAAACCTCGTGGATCGCGCCATTTGCGAATTTGGTGGCTGTGCCGCTCTGGGGTTTGGTGATTGTGCCTTTGTCGATTGCCGGTGTGGTCTGTGCGCCCGTGAGTGCTGGCCTATCGCAGGTGCTGTGGTCGATCGCAGCGTGGCTGTTTGACTGTGCGTGGCCCTTGTTTCAACACATGGCGTCGTGGCCAGGTGCTGAGATCACGCTAGCAGAGGCGAGCCCCTGGGCCTTGGCGTTCGCGTTGCTCGGCGCGTTTTGGCTTTTGATGCCGAGAGGCATGCCACTTCGGCTGCTGTCGACAGCGTTGTGGCTGCCACTCTTAGCGCCTGCAGTGCCGCGTCCAGTCGACTCAGGCATGATCGTGACCTTTTTAGATGTAGGGCAGGGCTTGTCGATCTTGGTGCAAACCCGTCATCACACGCTGTTGTATGACGCAGGACCCAAGGCGCAAACCCAGTTCGGCCGCGACGCGAAAACACAAGAAGGCTTTGATGCGGGTGAGAAAGTCGTGGTCCCGGCATTGGCAGCCTTGGGCATTCGCCAACTCGACATGCTCATGCTGAGTCATGGAGATGCAGACCATGCAGGCGGCGCGGCAGCGGTGGTCAAGGCCATGAGACCCAAACAGGTCCAAGCACCGTTCGAAACGCCCATTGCGCACGACGCGGAATGCAAGCGTGGTGATCGTTGGCGCTGGGATGGCATCCAGTTTGAAGTGCTCGCACCGGCGCCGAACATGCCCTACGCAGGCAATGGCAGCAGCTGCGTGCTCAAGGTGACCAGTCCCCATGGCACGGTCTTGCTGACCGGTGACGTCGAGGCAGAAGGCGAACACGGCATGCTCGCTGAGAATCGGAACGCCTTGCGCGCAGACGTGGTCTCGATGCCCCACCATGGCAGTAAGACGTCTTCGACCTTTCCCTTTGTACGTGCAGTGGGGGCACGCTTTGCGGTGGCGTCGTCGGGCTATCGAAACAAGTTCAAGCACCCGCGTGAGCAAGTCTGGCAACGCTGGTTGGATGCCGGCACCTTGGCCCTCAATACGCCCGCCTCAGGCGCAGTGCGCTTTGACTTCTCGGCTGACGGCATTGAGGTGACGCAAGAGCGCAGTCGGCGCACGCGGGTGTGGGATGCCATGGCGGGCGATGGGGTAAACGGCGGCTCTGGGCTATTCTATGGACAGCGAGGTTCACCCCTTCCCCCGTACCCGAGGTAA
- a CDS encoding lipoprotein-releasing ABC transporter permease subunit — protein MFKPLPVSIGLRYLRAKRRNGFISFISLASILGIALGVCVLITTLSVMGGFQKEIRDRLLQMAAHVTVTAEGRPMDNWQRAMSLAMQDKRVEAVAPYIDTQALLAGSEKRPAVVRGIVPSQEVKVSVIGEKVVRGDFKSLQPGSFNVLLGAELAQALGVDVGDSVVITTSGIQVTGMGAVSQLKRFKVSGVFEAGHQEFDAGLAIVEMHDLQRVLRMDDAVTGVRLKLYDMNLAWEVGRDLALRLGGTYLVLDWMQQNGNIFRAIKMEKTMMGILLSLIIAMGAFNLVSSQVMLVTDKQADIAIQRTLGMTPRQVMGIFMVQGSLIGLIGTVAGVIGGILLTLNLESILKLIEGVFKVDLLPEDVYYITGLPTDLQAGSVVWIALIALTMAFLATLYPAWRAARTPPAEALRYE, from the coding sequence ATGTTCAAACCTTTACCTGTCTCCATCGGGCTCCGTTACCTGCGTGCCAAACGACGCAACGGGTTCATTTCTTTTATTTCACTCGCATCGATTCTCGGCATCGCGCTGGGCGTCTGCGTATTGATCACCACCTTGTCGGTGATGGGTGGCTTCCAGAAAGAAATTCGCGATCGGCTTTTGCAAATGGCGGCCCATGTCACGGTGACGGCTGAAGGGCGGCCGATGGACAACTGGCAGCGCGCGATGTCGCTAGCGATGCAAGACAAACGCGTTGAAGCCGTTGCGCCTTACATCGATACGCAGGCTTTGCTTGCGGGCAGTGAAAAGCGTCCGGCCGTCGTACGCGGCATCGTGCCGAGCCAAGAGGTCAAGGTGTCGGTGATTGGCGAGAAAGTTGTGCGCGGTGACTTTAAATCTTTGCAGCCGGGCAGCTTCAATGTTTTGTTGGGCGCCGAATTGGCGCAGGCCCTGGGTGTCGACGTAGGCGACTCCGTCGTGATCACGACCTCCGGCATTCAAGTGACGGGCATGGGTGCGGTCTCACAGTTAAAACGCTTCAAGGTGAGTGGCGTGTTTGAAGCGGGCCATCAAGAATTCGATGCCGGGCTTGCGATTGTGGAGATGCATGACCTGCAGCGTGTCTTGCGAATGGACGACGCCGTCACCGGCGTGCGCCTCAAGCTTTATGACATGAACTTGGCATGGGAAGTCGGACGGGATCTGGCGCTGCGCCTAGGTGGCACGTATTTGGTGCTGGATTGGATGCAGCAGAACGGCAATATTTTTCGCGCCATCAAGATGGAAAAGACCATGATGGGCATCTTGCTGTCGCTCATTATTGCGATGGGCGCTTTCAACTTGGTGTCGTCTCAAGTGATGCTCGTGACGGACAAACAAGCCGACATCGCCATTCAACGCACACTCGGTATGACGCCTCGCCAAGTCATGGGCATCTTCATGGTGCAAGGCAGTTTGATTGGTTTGATTGGCACCGTGGCAGGTGTGATCGGCGGGATTTTGTTGACCTTGAATTTGGAGTCCATCCTCAAGCTGATTGAAGGTGTCTTCAAAGTCGATTTGTTGCCTGAAGATGTGTATTACATCACCGGTTTGCCAACCGACTTGCAAGCGGGTTCCGTCGTATGGATTGCTTTGATTGCATTGACCATGGCATTTCTTGCCACCTTGTATCCGGCATGGCGTGCTGCGCGCACACCGCCCGCGGAGGCCTTGCGTTATGAGTGA
- a CDS encoding folate-binding protein YgfZ, translating into MSHNLNPPDSPDFALPALAIVSVEGPDASRFLHAQSMNDVADLSVMDWHLDGWLTPQGRLVALFTVIKLSAEHLLLVTPSSGVTELVAGLQRFVFRSKVKLSTMPGATVAGAAAELPAGTRVQVSSDVVRVRWPGEARSMCLHLTGPAAPVDAMQATHWMRQDMRLGIPWIGADATPAWTPQQLSLERWPAFSVKKGCYPGQEIVARTHFLGKGKRQLHRIQWATDPGDCTESAIVQRFGTEALCVLPIDAKDHPDLMCGVAFDVLPFDPR; encoded by the coding sequence ATGTCACACAACCTGAACCCGCCTGACTCACCGGATTTTGCGCTGCCCGCGCTGGCCATTGTGTCCGTCGAAGGCCCTGATGCCAGCCGCTTTTTGCATGCGCAGAGCATGAATGATGTGGCGGATTTGTCTGTCATGGATTGGCACTTGGACGGCTGGCTGACACCTCAAGGGCGGCTCGTTGCGCTGTTTACGGTCATCAAGTTGTCTGCGGAGCATCTGCTTTTAGTGACGCCATCAAGCGGCGTGACCGAACTCGTGGCAGGGCTGCAACGCTTTGTATTTCGTAGCAAAGTAAAGCTTTCAACCATGCCCGGCGCAACAGTCGCGGGTGCCGCTGCAGAGCTGCCCGCAGGTACGCGCGTGCAAGTCAGTTCCGATGTCGTTCGAGTGCGTTGGCCCGGTGAGGCGCGCAGTATGTGTTTGCATTTGACTGGCCCCGCTGCGCCCGTGGATGCGATGCAGGCGACCCATTGGATGCGCCAAGACATGCGTCTTGGCATTCCGTGGATCGGTGCAGATGCGACGCCGGCTTGGACGCCGCAACAACTGTCTTTGGAGCGGTGGCCCGCTTTCAGCGTGAAAAAAGGCTGCTATCCCGGCCAAGAGATTGTGGCGAGGACGCATTTCCTTGGAAAGGGAAAGCGTCAATTGCACCGCATTCAATGGGCGACCGACCCAGGAGACTGCACTGAGTCGGCCATCGTTCAACGCTTTGGCACAGAGGCGCTCTGCGTGTTGCCCATCGACGCGAAAGACCACCCCGACCTGATGTGCGGCGTGGCTTTCGACGTTTTGCCGTTCGACCCGCGCTGA
- the sdhA gene encoding succinate dehydrogenase flavoprotein subunit, whose amino-acid sequence MSAYKIHQHDFDMVVVGAGGAGLRATFGLAQKGLKTACITKVFPTRSHTVAAQGGVAAALGNMGEDDWRYHFFDTVKGSDWLGDQDAIEYMCREAIPAIIELEHYGVPFSRTEEGKIYQRPFGGMTTRYGEGPPAQRTCAAADRTGHAILHTLYQQSLAHDAQFFIEYFAIDLIMDANGECRGVLALEMETGELHLFRAHGTVLATGGYGRAYFSATSAHTCTGDGGGMALRAGLAMQDMEFVQFHPTGIYGAGCLITEGVRGEGGILRNSNGERFMERYAPSVKDLAPRDMVSRSMTIEIREGRGVGEHKDHILLDLTHLGPEVIHEKLPGIAESARIFAGVDVEKEPIPVIPTVHYNMGGIPTNYHGEVVQLRNGDPDSVVPGLFSIGEAACVSVHGANRLGSNSLLDLVVFGRAVANRAAEIIKPDSKHAKLADDATDKALSRLDKLRNANGSTSTAVIRDRMQRTMQKDAAVFRTGETLAEGVKAMREIHASFEDVKVADRSLIWNSDLIETMELENLLDQALVTIVSAENRTESRGAHAREDFPTRNDEQWMKHTMCSVNREGKTEIDYRPVHTYTLSDEVGYIPPKERKY is encoded by the coding sequence ATGTCTGCTTACAAAATTCATCAACACGATTTCGACATGGTCGTCGTCGGCGCCGGCGGTGCTGGCTTACGCGCCACGTTCGGTCTGGCCCAGAAGGGTCTGAAAACAGCCTGTATCACCAAAGTCTTTCCGACCCGCTCGCACACAGTGGCGGCGCAAGGCGGTGTGGCTGCCGCGCTCGGTAACATGGGTGAAGACGATTGGCGCTACCACTTCTTCGACACCGTTAAAGGTTCGGACTGGTTGGGCGACCAAGACGCGATTGAATACATGTGTCGAGAAGCCATTCCGGCCATCATTGAACTCGAACACTACGGCGTACCGTTTTCACGCACCGAAGAGGGCAAGATTTATCAGCGCCCATTCGGCGGTATGACCACGCGTTACGGTGAAGGCCCGCCAGCTCAACGTACGTGTGCCGCGGCTGACCGCACCGGCCACGCCATTCTGCATACCCTCTACCAACAATCACTGGCACACGACGCGCAGTTCTTCATCGAATACTTCGCGATCGATTTGATCATGGATGCCAACGGCGAATGTCGCGGTGTGCTTGCCTTGGAAATGGAAACGGGTGAGCTTCACTTGTTCCGCGCACATGGCACGGTGCTCGCCACCGGCGGATATGGTCGTGCGTATTTCTCTGCGACGTCTGCACATACCTGTACGGGTGACGGTGGCGGTATGGCATTGCGTGCAGGTCTTGCAATGCAAGACATGGAATTCGTGCAGTTCCATCCAACCGGCATTTACGGTGCGGGTTGTTTGATCACCGAAGGCGTGCGCGGCGAAGGCGGCATTCTGCGCAACAGCAACGGCGAACGCTTCATGGAACGCTATGCACCCAGCGTGAAAGATCTCGCGCCGCGTGACATGGTCAGCCGTTCGATGACCATTGAAATTCGCGAAGGCCGCGGCGTCGGCGAGCACAAAGATCACATCTTGCTCGACTTGACCCATTTGGGCCCCGAAGTCATCCACGAAAAACTGCCGGGTATCGCCGAAAGCGCGCGTATCTTCGCCGGCGTCGACGTCGAGAAAGAACCGATTCCGGTCATCCCGACGGTGCACTACAACATGGGCGGTATCCCGACCAACTATCACGGCGAAGTCGTGCAATTGCGCAATGGCGATCCGGATTCTGTCGTACCGGGTTTGTTCTCGATCGGCGAAGCAGCGTGCGTGTCGGTGCACGGTGCCAACCGTCTCGGTTCGAACTCCTTGCTTGATCTCGTGGTGTTCGGTCGCGCCGTGGCCAATCGCGCCGCAGAAATCATCAAGCCGGACAGCAAGCACGCCAAGTTGGCGGATGATGCCACCGACAAAGCCCTGTCGCGCTTGGACAAACTGCGCAATGCAAATGGCTCAACCTCGACTGCAGTGATTCGCGATCGCATGCAACGCACGATGCAGAAGGACGCCGCGGTCTTCCGTACCGGCGAAACCTTGGCTGAAGGCGTCAAAGCCATGCGTGAAATTCACGCCTCGTTTGAAGACGTCAAAGTGGCCGACCGTTCGCTGATTTGGAACTCGGACCTTATCGAAACGATGGAGCTCGAGAACTTGCTCGATCAAGCGCTCGTCACCATCGTGTCTGCAGAAAACCGCACAGAATCACGCGGTGCGCATGCGCGCGAAGACTTCCCGACGCGTAACGACGAACAATGGATGAAACACACCATGTGTTCCGTGAATCGCGAAGGTAAGACCGAAATCGACTATCGTCCGGTGCATACGTACACCTTGTCGGACGAAGTGGGTTACATCCCGCCGAAAGAGCGCAAGTACTGA
- a CDS encoding succinate dehydrogenase assembly factor 2: MGESDLSRIRWRCRRGMRELDQLFDRYLKHAWAHQSDNDRIVFLRLLETEDDTLWRWVMGYEACDDAELSEFLDRMRKLPY, encoded by the coding sequence ATGGGTGAATCCGATCTCTCACGCATCCGCTGGCGTTGTCGTCGTGGCATGCGTGAGTTGGATCAATTGTTCGATCGTTATTTGAAGCACGCTTGGGCGCATCAATCCGACAACGATCGCATCGTTTTCCTACGTTTATTGGAAACCGAAGACGATACGCTGTGGCGATGGGTGATGGGCTACGAGGCGTGTGATGACGCGGAACTATCGGAATTCCTCGATCGAATGCGCAAGCTGCCGTATTGA